ATCAGCGTGGCCCGAGAGGCCCTGAAGCATTTCAATCTTCGCATTCACACGATGCATCTTTCCAAAAAATTTAATCTCTTTAGCTCCATCCAGAAGTTGTCGTCCCCGTGTTCCCTCTGCCTGGTAACCCGCAAGCAGCACTGTGGTCTCCTGTTTTTTGAGATAGACTTTCAGATAGCTGAGTACACGTCCGCCGGTTACCATACCGCTTCCGGCGATGATGATTTTCGGCTCCGGGTTTTCAATGATCTCCCAGGTTTCGCGGTAGGATTGTACCATATGAATCCTGCGGGAGATCTCCATGCAGGTATCTTCATCCAGTTTATGCCAGTCGTGATATTTTCTGAACACAGAATAGGCATCAATCCCCATCGGACTATCTAGTATAACGGGAAGTGAACCGGGAAGCTTTCCTTCTTTGTGTAGCCGCCATATCAGGTAAATCAACAGCTGGGCCCGCTCCACAGCAAAGCTTGGAATGATTAGTGTGCCGTTTTTTCGAACCGTTTCTTCAATGATACTCAGTAGTTTTTCAGAAACACTGTTTTCTGAATGGAGCCGATCACCGTAGGTGCTTTCCAAGACAAGAACATCTGCTTTGTCCGGTTTTTTGGGATCAAACAGCAGCGGGTCAGCAGATCTGCCCACATCACCCGAAAAAACAATTCGCTTACCTGATATCTCAAGCTCAATAAATGTGGCACCAATTATGTGGCCGCTATATTGAAACCTGATGTTGATTTGGTCATCAATTGTAATCCATTCACCTTCCGGTTTTGGCCGGAACAGGGGAAGTGTCTTCTCCACATCAAGAAGATTATACAGAGGTTTGGCCGGTTTGTGTTTTGTAAAGCCATCTTTGTTGGCCCGTTCAGCATCCTCCTCCTGAATTTTGGCGCTGTCGTGCAGGATGATTTCAGCAATGTTCAGCGTAGGCGCAGTAACCCAAACCGGTCCTCTGAAACCCATGTTTACCAGACGTGGAAGAAAGCCGATGTGATCTGCGTGCCCGTGTGTCAGCAGCACGATGTCGATGTCGGCAGCATTCACCGGAAGCTGCTGCCAGTTCAGCTCGCGAAGCTCTTTAATGCCCTGAAACATACCGCAGTCGATCAGGATTTTTTTGTTAGGCAGTTCAAGCAGGTATTTGGAACCGGTAACCGTTCCGGAAGCACCGAGGAAATGGATGTTTGCTGAAAAACTCATGAATTGTTGGAATGGGATTTGCAGATTGCCCGGGCTTCTTTTATGACCCGATTTGCCTTACGCTGGTCGATACCGATCTCTTTCAGTGCATTCTTGTTTTCATAAAGCTGTACTGTAAGTACAATCCCTTTTTCCGTTAGCTGTTCTTTATCAGTTTTGGTGAGCGTAGAGAGGCATGTGATCGGGTGCAGATTTAGCCGGCCAATAACATCCTTGAGTCCATTATCTTTTGGATAATCCCAACTTAAAAGATTTAACCCGATGCATTTTCCATAATCGAGGGCGTCTTGTGTGAACCGAGTGTTTGTGACCACATAACCTGTATGCTTTTTCCCGGCGTGACCCGGCTGCCGGGTCCAGTTATTTTTTACATCAAGAAATCTCGATTGTATATACAATGGAACTTGAACGTTACAGCTGTTCTCCTTCTTGTTGTGGAATTTGCACTCCACCATGTAGTAGTGATCGTCCTTTATAGCTATCACATCAATTTCGTGGGTAACACAATCGCCCTGAACTTTTACGCCCACTTCTGTTTTATACCCAATCCTGTTGAGTATTTCAGCCACAAAGCATTCAAAAGGGAAGCCGGTCGGGCCCAGTTCCAGGATGGCCTCTTTTAGTTTATAGCGGCCTGCTACGCGCTGTGATTCGGCTCTGAGTTGCCGGAATGCTTCACGGTAGATTTTCCGTGTACTGATACCTTCAAACAAATGATTACTTACCGATTTTGTGATCATATCAATCAGATCATCGGATGCACCGGCGCCTTTAAGAGATTTACGAAGTTTGGATTCATCAAACAGTTCCTGTTCGCCGGATGCTTTGGTTACATGAATTTGAGGCATAAACGAATGTGTTTGGTGAAGGATTATCCAAATAAAGAGAAATAATTAGTGTCAAGTCAATTTTGATTTGTCGGGTGAAGGAAATAGTCTCATCCGCTGACTTCACGTCATCGGCTGAGTGGATTGGGCAAAATATTACTCTGTCAGCTTATGTAATGGATAATGTAAGGGCCGGACAATTCACCGGATGAAGTGAATTCATCCGGTGAAGATTTGCGCCAAATATTCCCGTCGATACATCAATGACACGGCCTTAGTGAAATGACAACAATCGGCATATGGAACAACGGCTTCGCAATAAAAAAGAAACTACTTTCCGTAATTGGAATGATCCCTATCGTACAGTTCGCACAACTAACTCATCATCCAGTTCAACAACAGTCATACCAATGCCCACCGCCATTTCCTGATCGGGTTGAACATAGCGAAGATCGCGGACAATTACTTTCCATCCGTCATCTAACTGCTCCACCTCATAGGCCGGAAAACGCATCCAGTTGCGAAACCCGCGGACATCAGGTGAGTTCAGGGCCGCTTCCACAATTGAGTCAGGTGCCTCAATGGAAATCGGATCACCGATACGTTCAAAACTCTCCGGACGCAGCCAGTTCATTCTAAACCTGAAATAATGGGTATCCGAAGCCGCAACTCCTGTCCGGAGAAGGGCGCGTGCCGGAAGCGGGTTTGCCATCACCTGTTTGATGTCTGCCCCGTCTTCGTTTAGCTGGGCACGGGCGTGTGAGGCGGTCATTTTCGACCCGGCAATCATGAAAGCAATGTAAAACAACAATAGCGCCAGAAGCGTAAATGCAATGGGCTGTGTGGCTCCCCGATGCCGGCCCGACCAGCGGAGAATGATAATTGCGGAGAGGCCAATCAGCCAGATCCCTTTCAGGAAAAATGGAACCACTTCAGCTGTGGTAATCAGGGCCGTAACAGCCGTGCCAAGCAGAATCCATCCGCTGATGCCAAACCACGATTCTGATCTCGCCAGAACCACACCTGCACCCGCAAGCAGCCAGAACCACGGGTCAATGATAAAGAGGGTATCACCGTAGAACCATGTACCACTGAAAGGCATGAGCAGGCGTACGCCATACGTGTTTAGCAAATCCAGAAGCGGGTGACTCCAAACGCCGAGAAATGCAATACCCAGAAGCTTTAAAGGGCGCATTTGCGGACCTTCTCGCATGCGGTTTTTTCGTCGCATTCGCATTCCGATTAAGCGATCAATACCAATCATGATACCGGTCAATAGAAAGGGCCAGATCATCAGGGCCAGGATTCCGTGGGTCCATCCCCTGCGAAACCACAGAGCATAATCTTCACTGACAAACATCGCTAAGGCATCGATATCAGGAATGTTCGCCCCAATAATTAATGTGGCCGTTGCAAGCGCAGTTTTTCGCTTGAGTCCGGCTTCGGCCATCGTAGCACCAAAAAGTGTATGCGCAAGTGGGTCCATGAATGCAGATATTGACGATGTTGATTAAATGAATATCAGGAAAATAGAGAGTAGCATCTGATTGCCTGTATAACCTTATTATAAAGAACAGACGGATGATACCAATAGAAGTCGGTTTTAAAAAAATTAGAACTGTATTCAGCTCAGGAGAGAATCAAATATCTGTGTTATCCATGTCGATTTGTGTAAGTTCGGGTTATTATTTCGCAGGCATGTAACTCAAGCTCCATTTTTAATCTGCTAAGACCTAATTCACCACCAAAAAACGGCACATGAGCCAACCGTTTCCAAAAAAAGAAACACCACTTTTCAAAGAGCTGATGATATGGCTGCTGATCGCCACCGGTCTTGCGCTGATCAACTGGTTTTTTTACCAACAGCCTTATCCTGAAGAGCCGGGCAGCAGCCTCAACCTTCTGATCGTTCATCTTGCCTACAGCTATTTTGTCTTTTTACATATTCTTGTCCTGATAGCCGTTTTCCGAATGTTGTTTTGGAAGCGCATCAAATCAGCAAACCGAATCATACAGGAAGCAACCGGCCTTGTTTTCGCATTCATTGGATTTTCGTTAGGCTTGTTTAATATGCAGTGGTTCGCGGATTATGCACATAGCTTACTGTTTCCCGATCAAAGCATCCAGTTTACTGTTTCCGACTCTTTGATCTATTGGCTGGGAACTTTTGTCGCCATCGGGATTATTGGCATTTTCGCAGTCTCATATTACACAATGCGTTTAAACCTGAAAGAGAGTTACCGAATACACCTCGAGCGGGAGCGGCTGCGCGGAGAGCTGGAAACTGCCCGTGAAATGCAGATGGGAATCATGCCATCAATAGCACCTATCATTTCCGGAATTGACATCGCAGGGATCTGCCTGCCGGCCACTGAGGTTGGCGGTGATTACTTCGACTATTTTCCTGAAAACGGAAGTCATCACGAACTCGGCTTCACTGTAGCGGATGTAAGCGGAAAGGGGATGAAAGCGGCTATGACGGCGGTCATGGTCAGCGGGATGCTGCATGCCGAGGCGGCACGGGGACTTAAGTCGGACGAAATGCTCACCCGGATTAATGTGCCTCTCTACAAAAAAAGCGATCGCAGAATGTTTACAGCCCTTCTCTTCGGGATTCTGAATATGAAGAAAATGCAGTTCACCTTCACAAATGCCGGTCAATTACCCCCGCTTCTTTTGCGTGACGGTACAATCACTGAACTGAAAGCGGAGGGTCCCCGCCTGCCGGTTGGGATTACGAGTCAGGTAAATTACACCAGCGAATCCATTCAGTTGAAGCCGGGAGACCGTCTCTTGATTTACACCGACGGCATTAACGAAGCGATGAACCAACACCGGGAGCAATTTGGCGATCCCCGTCTTCGTGATACCTTTTCTGAAACAGAAGAGATTAAATCTGCTGAAGAAGCGATAGCATTCATCCGTTCAAAGGTTAATCAATTTGCCGGCAGTGAACCTCAGCATGATGATTTAACCATGGTGTATATACAAATTTCAGAGGGCTGAAGATTGATTTATGCAGAGCAAGTAACTAAAAACACAGTCAGGTTTTAGATTTAATCTACATGTCACGCATCATCTGCATGCAATTCATTTGCTTTCCCATCACAGGGGATTGTTCCATCATTACACGCATCTGTTCGCGGTCAAATTCTTCGTTTTCCATCATGGCCAGCATTTGCTGCATATGAGTTTTCATCTGTTCTCTTTGTTCCGGATCATTCATCATCGTCTCCACCCGGTCGAGCATCATGTCGTGATTCTCGTTCATCATGGATGAGTGCATTTGGTTCATAAACTCGTGACGCATTTCTGTATCTTCCGCCATTTGCCTCATCATCTCCTGCCGGTGTTCACGATTCTGCATCATTTGAGTCGTCATTGCCTGACGCTGCTCCGGATTATTCATCATCTGACCCACTTGTTGATTATCCATCATGTGGTCGCGTTCTTCATCCTGCGAGTGATTACACTGTGCAAGAATAAAAGGGAGGCTCAGTAGTAGCATAAACAGCACTGTCTTTTTCATAGTATTTCTCCTGTTATTGATTGATGTAATGGTATAATAAATTCATTAAAGTCCACTTCGCGCAGACTGTGTAAAAGAATAGTGAAAAGACTTTTTCACATGAACAGAATTTTCAGATGTTATTAATCACTTTTTTAAGCAGGTCGCGAACCTGAGTCGCAATCTCTGTCAATTCCTTATTGTCAACGGCCTGCATGGAGGCGCTGGGATCAACCGCAGAAACTTCAACCGTACCATCATCATGCTCTTCCACGATAACGTTGCACGGCAGCATTGCTCCGATTTTGTCCTCTTTTTGCAGCGCCTGATAGGCCATGCCGGGATTACACGCTCCGAGAATTCTGTACTTTTTAAAATCGACATCCAGTTTTTTCTTCAGAGTTTCTTTTACGTCGATTTCAGTCAGAATTCCGAACCCTTCTTTTTTCAGTTCAGCAGTTGCTTTTTCGATCGCTTCATCGAAAGTACCTTGATAAATGGTTGAAATGTAGTAATTCATAATTTCGTTTTTTTACTTGGTTATACCCGTTATAATTAAGAATTGAACACGGGTTGAGAATCTATTGCGGGTACTGCGCAGCTAATAAAGGTGCCCTTTCTTTTGAAAAGATGAGGAACACATTTACTTTAAAATATTACACATATCACTGATTCGGCCTGATTCAGTTTATTCTAATAATATTTCTCACCCTACAGATCCGGTCGGCACAGGCCGTGCTCCGGACGAGGAGGTTGTTCAATCCCCCATCTTCAACAGCCGTGCGTTAATCGCCACTATCACCGTACTGGCCGACATCAGTACCGCTCCAACGGCCGGACTCAGAATTACGCCCCAGGTGTACAACACACCGGCAGCCAGCGGAATCGCTATCACGTTGTAGCCGGTTGCCCAGGCGAGGTTCTGCACCATCTTGCTGTAAGTGGCTTTGGAGAGCTTGATCAGGTTCACCACATCTTCCGGATTGTTTTTTACCAACACTACATCACCGGTTTCGACGGCTACATCCGATCCCGCGCCGATGGCGATTCCAATATCAGCCTGTGCCAGTGCGGGGGCGTCATTTACGCCGTCGCCAGTCATTGCAACCAGTTTGCCCTGGCCCTGCACCTCTTTCACTTTGTCGGCCTTTTCATCGGGCAGCACTTCGGCAAACACCTGATCGATATCCAGTTCTTTGGCTACATATTCGGCGGTCTGCTGATTGTCGCCTGTCAGCATCACCACCTCGAGTCCCATCTCGTGAAGTTTCTTGATGGCGTTTCTGGAGGTTTCACGAATTTTATCTCCCAGTGCAATCGCACCGCATAGTTCATCATCAACCACCACAAACACCACGGTTTTTCCCTGAGAGGAGATATCCTCTACTTGCTCTTTCGGATAGTCGAAGT
The window above is part of the Rhodohalobacter sp. SW132 genome. Proteins encoded here:
- a CDS encoding MBL fold metallo-hydrolase RNA specificity domain-containing protein — translated: MSFSANIHFLGASGTVTGSKYLLELPNKKILIDCGMFQGIKELRELNWQQLPVNAADIDIVLLTHGHADHIGFLPRLVNMGFRGPVWVTAPTLNIAEIILHDSAKIQEEDAERANKDGFTKHKPAKPLYNLLDVEKTLPLFRPKPEGEWITIDDQINIRFQYSGHIIGATFIELEISGKRIVFSGDVGRSADPLLFDPKKPDKADVLVLESTYGDRLHSENSVSEKLLSIIEETVRKNGTLIIPSFAVERAQLLIYLIWRLHKEGKLPGSLPVILDSPMGIDAYSVFRKYHDWHKLDEDTCMEISRRIHMVQSYRETWEIIENPEPKIIIAGSGMVTGGRVLSYLKVYLKKQETTVLLAGYQAEGTRGRQLLDGAKEIKFFGKMHRVNAKIEMLQGLSGHADQQELTEWVSGLKNRPQAVYLVHGEQEARRALKTILTNTYGWDVKTPNLFEIEELEV
- a CDS encoding restriction endonuclease → MPQIHVTKASGEQELFDESKLRKSLKGAGASDDLIDMITKSVSNHLFEGISTRKIYREAFRQLRAESQRVAGRYKLKEAILELGPTGFPFECFVAEILNRIGYKTEVGVKVQGDCVTHEIDVIAIKDDHYYMVECKFHNKKENSCNVQVPLYIQSRFLDVKNNWTRQPGHAGKKHTGYVVTNTRFTQDALDYGKCIGLNLLSWDYPKDNGLKDVIGRLNLHPITCLSTLTKTDKEQLTEKGIVLTVQLYENKNALKEIGIDQRKANRVIKEARAICKSHSNNS
- a CDS encoding metal-dependent hydrolase is translated as MDPLAHTLFGATMAEAGLKRKTALATATLIIGANIPDIDALAMFVSEDYALWFRRGWTHGILALMIWPFLLTGIMIGIDRLIGMRMRRKNRMREGPQMRPLKLLGIAFLGVWSHPLLDLLNTYGVRLLMPFSGTWFYGDTLFIIDPWFWLLAGAGVVLARSESWFGISGWILLGTAVTALITTAEVVPFFLKGIWLIGLSAIIILRWSGRHRGATQPIAFTLLALLLFYIAFMIAGSKMTASHARAQLNEDGADIKQVMANPLPARALLRTGVAASDTHYFRFRMNWLRPESFERIGDPISIEAPDSIVEAALNSPDVRGFRNWMRFPAYEVEQLDDGWKVIVRDLRYVQPDQEMAVGIGMTVVELDDELVVRTVR
- a CDS encoding PP2C family protein-serine/threonine phosphatase; amino-acid sequence: MSQPFPKKETPLFKELMIWLLIATGLALINWFFYQQPYPEEPGSSLNLLIVHLAYSYFVFLHILVLIAVFRMLFWKRIKSANRIIQEATGLVFAFIGFSLGLFNMQWFADYAHSLLFPDQSIQFTVSDSLIYWLGTFVAIGIIGIFAVSYYTMRLNLKESYRIHLERERLRGELETAREMQMGIMPSIAPIISGIDIAGICLPATEVGGDYFDYFPENGSHHELGFTVADVSGKGMKAAMTAVMVSGMLHAEAARGLKSDEMLTRINVPLYKKSDRRMFTALLFGILNMKKMQFTFTNAGQLPPLLLRDGTITELKAEGPRLPVGITSQVNYTSESIQLKPGDRLLIYTDGINEAMNQHREQFGDPRLRDTFSETEEIKSAEEAIAFIRSKVNQFAGSEPQHDDLTMVYIQISEG
- a CDS encoding DUF302 domain-containing protein, with product MNYYISTIYQGTFDEAIEKATAELKKEGFGILTEIDVKETLKKKLDVDFKKYRILGACNPGMAYQALQKEDKIGAMLPCNVIVEEHDDGTVEVSAVDPSASMQAVDNKELTEIATQVRDLLKKVINNI